One Streptomyces sp. NBC_00554 DNA segment encodes these proteins:
- a CDS encoding response regulator transcription factor has protein sequence MTRVLLAEDDASISEPLARALRREGYEVEVREDGPTALDAGIQGGIDLCVLDLGLPGMDGLEVARRLRAEGHTVPILILTARADEVDTVVGLDAGADDYVTKPFRLAELLARVRALLRRGAAEPQQPPATHGVRIDVESHRAWMGDEELQLTAKEFDLLRVLVRDAGRVVTRDQLMREVWDTTWWSSTKTLDMHISWLRKKLGDDAANPRYIATVRGVGFRFEKS, from the coding sequence ATGACCCGTGTACTGCTCGCCGAGGACGACGCGTCCATCTCGGAGCCACTGGCCCGTGCCCTGCGCCGGGAGGGCTACGAGGTCGAGGTGCGCGAAGACGGACCCACCGCGCTCGACGCCGGCATCCAGGGCGGCATCGACCTGTGCGTCCTGGACCTGGGCCTGCCCGGTATGGACGGCCTGGAAGTGGCCCGCCGGCTGCGTGCCGAGGGGCACACCGTCCCCATCCTGATCCTGACCGCGCGCGCCGACGAGGTGGACACCGTCGTCGGCCTCGACGCGGGCGCCGACGACTACGTCACCAAGCCGTTCCGGCTCGCCGAACTGCTCGCCCGCGTACGGGCCCTGCTGCGGCGCGGTGCCGCCGAGCCCCAGCAGCCGCCGGCCACGCACGGGGTGCGCATCGACGTCGAGTCGCACCGCGCCTGGATGGGCGACGAGGAACTCCAGCTCACCGCCAAGGAGTTCGACCTCCTGCGGGTCCTCGTCCGGGACGCCGGACGCGTCGTCACCCGCGACCAGCTCATGCGCGAGGTCTGGGACACCACCTGGTGGTCCTCCACCAAGACCCTCGACATGCACATCTCCTGGCTCCGCAAGAAGCTCGGCGACGACGCGGCGAACCCCCGCTACATCGCGACGGTACGAGGCGTCGGATTCCGCTTCGAGAAGAGCTGA
- a CDS encoding ATP-binding protein, whose product MRRRLIQSTLAVVLVVIAVFGVSLVIVETRTIGSSAQERVESEALRLASIVDSRIIGHEDITAEILKNQVTDERYAVIRIPGREPIEIGTKPSGEVTHYTSKGEEGETVTVLEPRSSVTKEIGRTLLIIAAVALLAIIAAVLLAVRQANRLASPLTDLAETAERLGSGDPRPRHKRYGVPELDRVADVLDASAERIARMLTAERRLAADASHQLRTPLTALSMRLEEITLTDDPDTVKEEATIALTQVERLTDVVERLLTNARDPRTGSAVSFDLDEVIKQQLEEWRPAYRSAGRAIVSSGKRHLRAVGTPGAVAQVLAALIENSLMHGGGTVALRTRVTGNQAVVEVTDEGPGVPPDLGARIFERTISGRNSTGIGLAVARDLAEADGGRLEMLQVKPPVFGLFLSRTPLKKPPTGEEPEPTVR is encoded by the coding sequence GTGCGTCGCCGTCTCATCCAGTCCACCCTCGCCGTGGTGCTCGTAGTGATCGCCGTCTTCGGCGTCTCCCTCGTGATCGTCGAGACGCGGACGATCGGCAGCAGCGCCCAGGAGAGGGTGGAGTCCGAGGCGCTCCGACTCGCGAGCATCGTGGACAGCCGGATCATCGGCCATGAGGACATCACCGCGGAGATCCTGAAGAACCAGGTCACGGACGAGCGGTACGCCGTGATCAGGATCCCGGGCCGGGAGCCGATCGAGATCGGGACCAAGCCCAGCGGTGAGGTCACCCACTACACGTCCAAGGGCGAGGAGGGCGAGACGGTCACCGTCCTGGAGCCGCGCTCGTCCGTGACGAAGGAAATCGGCCGTACGCTGCTGATCATCGCGGCGGTCGCCCTGCTCGCCATCATCGCCGCCGTCCTCCTCGCCGTACGCCAGGCCAACCGCCTCGCCTCCCCGCTCACCGACCTCGCGGAGACCGCGGAACGGCTCGGCTCCGGCGACCCCCGCCCGCGCCACAAGCGGTACGGCGTCCCGGAGCTGGACCGCGTCGCGGACGTCCTGGACGCCAGCGCGGAGCGCATCGCACGGATGCTCACGGCGGAGCGCCGGCTCGCCGCCGACGCCTCCCACCAGCTCCGTACGCCCCTCACGGCCCTCTCCATGCGCCTGGAGGAGATCACCCTCACCGACGACCCGGACACGGTGAAGGAGGAGGCGACGATCGCGCTGACGCAGGTCGAGCGGCTCACGGACGTCGTGGAGCGGCTGCTCACCAACGCCCGCGATCCGCGCACCGGCTCAGCAGTCTCCTTCGACCTCGACGAGGTCATCAAGCAGCAGCTGGAGGAGTGGCGCCCGGCCTACCGCAGTGCGGGCCGCGCCATCGTCAGCTCGGGCAAGCGGCATCTGCGGGCCGTGGGCACCCCGGGCGCGGTCGCCCAGGTCCTTGCCGCGCTCATCGAGAACTCCCTGATGCACGGCGGCGGCACCGTCGCCCTGCGCACCCGCGTCACCGGCAACCAGGCCGTCGTCGAGGTCACCGACGAGGGCCCCGGCGTTCCCCCGGACCTCGGCGCCCGCATCTTCGAGCGCACGATCAGCGGCCGCAACTCCACGGGGATCGGCCTCGCCGTCGCCCGTGACCTCGCGGAGGCCGACGGGGGCCGTCTGGAGATGCTCCAGGTGAAGCCCCCGGTGTTCGGCCTGTTCCTGTCCCGTACGCCCTTGAAGAAGCCGCCGACGGGCGAGGAGCCGGAGCCGACGGTCAGGTAG
- a CDS encoding GtrA family protein, which yields MGSGSSGLHTEQPRGAVRRRFDRLFREVVKFGAVGGVGLLVNLLVFNLVRHGTGLQVVRASVIATVVAIIFNYVGFRYFTYRDRDKGGRTKELTLFLLFSAVGLVIENGVLYMATYGFGWDSPLQSNVFKFLGIGVATLFRFWSYRTWVFRTLPAREAVASAESFLEAEPGPEQRPRPAQHVS from the coding sequence ATGGGCAGTGGTTCTTCGGGGCTCCATACCGAGCAGCCTCGCGGCGCGGTCCGCCGTCGTTTCGACCGGCTCTTCCGAGAGGTCGTCAAGTTCGGCGCGGTCGGCGGGGTGGGGCTGCTCGTCAACCTGCTCGTGTTCAACCTGGTGCGCCACGGGACCGGTCTGCAGGTCGTCCGGGCCAGTGTCATCGCCACCGTCGTGGCCATCATCTTCAACTACGTCGGGTTCCGCTACTTCACGTACCGTGACCGGGACAAGGGCGGCCGCACCAAGGAACTGACGCTGTTCCTGCTGTTCAGCGCGGTGGGACTGGTGATCGAGAACGGCGTGCTCTACATGGCGACGTACGGCTTCGGCTGGGACAGCCCGCTGCAGAGCAACGTCTTCAAGTTCCTGGGCATCGGCGTCGCGACCCTGTTCCGCTTCTGGTCGTACCGCACCTGGGTGTTCCGTACGCTGCCCGCGCGGGAGGCGGTGGCCAGTGCGGAATCGTTCCTCGAAGCCGAGCCCGGGCCCGAGCAGCGCCCCAGGCCCGCACAGCACGTGAGCTGA
- a CDS encoding 5-(carboxyamino)imidazole ribonucleotide synthase, which translates to MTFPVVGMVGGGQLARMTHEAGIPLGIKFKLLSDTPQDSAAQVVSDVVIGDYRDLDTLREFARGCDVITFDHEHVPTEHLRALEADGIPVRPGPDALVHAQDKGVMRAKLDSIGVPCPRHRIVSDVDDVAAFAAEGDGFPVILKTVRGGYDGKGVWFVRSLEEAADPFRAGVPVLAEEKVDFVRELAANVVRSPHGQAVAYPVVESQQVDGVCDTVIAPAPGIAEELALQAGELALRIAKELGVVGHLAVELFETRDGRILVNELAMRPHNSGHWTQDGAITSQFANHVRAVLDLPLGDPRPRAKWTVMANVLGGDYPDMYSAYLHCMARDPQLKIHMYGKDVKPGRKVGHVNTYGDDLDDVLERARHAAGYLRGTITE; encoded by the coding sequence GTGACGTTCCCGGTAGTCGGCATGGTCGGCGGGGGGCAGCTCGCTCGTATGACACACGAGGCGGGCATCCCGCTCGGCATCAAGTTCAAGCTCCTCAGTGACACCCCTCAGGATTCCGCGGCGCAGGTCGTCAGCGATGTCGTCATCGGCGACTATCGCGACCTCGACACGCTGCGTGAGTTCGCGCGGGGCTGCGATGTGATCACCTTCGATCACGAACACGTACCCACCGAGCATCTGCGTGCCCTGGAGGCGGACGGCATCCCCGTCCGCCCGGGGCCCGACGCACTCGTGCACGCCCAGGACAAGGGTGTGATGCGCGCGAAGCTCGACTCGATCGGCGTGCCGTGCCCGCGGCACCGGATCGTGAGCGACGTCGACGACGTCGCCGCCTTCGCGGCCGAGGGCGACGGTTTCCCGGTGATCCTGAAAACCGTCCGCGGCGGCTACGACGGCAAGGGGGTCTGGTTCGTCCGCTCCCTCGAAGAAGCGGCCGACCCCTTCCGCGCCGGAGTCCCCGTCCTCGCCGAGGAGAAGGTCGACTTCGTGCGCGAACTCGCGGCGAACGTCGTCCGCTCGCCGCACGGCCAGGCCGTCGCCTACCCCGTCGTCGAGTCCCAGCAGGTCGACGGCGTCTGCGACACGGTGATCGCCCCGGCCCCCGGTATCGCGGAGGAGCTGGCCCTCCAGGCCGGCGAGCTGGCCCTGCGCATCGCCAAGGAACTCGGAGTCGTCGGCCACCTCGCCGTGGAGCTCTTCGAGACGCGCGACGGCCGCATCCTCGTCAACGAACTGGCCATGCGCCCGCACAACTCGGGCCACTGGACCCAGGACGGCGCGATCACCTCCCAGTTCGCCAACCACGTACGGGCCGTCCTCGACCTCCCGCTCGGCGACCCGCGCCCCCGCGCCAAGTGGACGGTCATGGCCAACGTCCTGGGCGGCGACTACCCCGACATGTACTCCGCGTACCTGCACTGCATGGCCCGCGACCCCCAGCTGAAGATCCACATGTACGGCAAGGACGTGAAGCCCGGCCGCAAGGTGGGCCACGTCAACACCTACGGCGACGACCTGGACGACGTACTGGAGCGCGCCCGGCACGCAGCCGGATATCTGAGAGGCACGATCACCGAATGA
- the purE gene encoding 5-(carboxyamino)imidazole ribonucleotide mutase — protein MTDRVEPAAPGNPVAPLVGIVMGSDSDWPVMEAAAQALDEFEIPYEVDVVSAHRMPREMIAYGEQAADRGLKAIIAGAGGAAHLPGMLASVTPLPVIGVPVPLKYLDGMDSLLSIVQMPAGVPVATVSVAGARNAGLLAARMLAAHDEELLARMREFQQELNEQATEKGKRLRTKVEGAGSGFGFGK, from the coding sequence ATGACCGACCGCGTTGAACCCGCTGCACCAGGCAACCCCGTCGCACCTCTGGTGGGCATCGTCATGGGATCCGACTCCGACTGGCCCGTCATGGAGGCCGCCGCACAGGCCCTGGACGAGTTCGAGATCCCGTACGAGGTGGATGTCGTCTCCGCGCACCGCATGCCGCGCGAGATGATCGCGTACGGCGAGCAGGCCGCCGACCGCGGGCTCAAGGCGATCATCGCGGGCGCGGGCGGCGCCGCCCACCTGCCCGGCATGCTGGCGTCCGTGACGCCGCTGCCGGTGATCGGCGTCCCGGTCCCGCTGAAGTACCTCGACGGCATGGACAGCCTGCTCTCCATCGTGCAGATGCCGGCCGGTGTCCCGGTCGCGACCGTCTCCGTCGCCGGCGCGCGCAACGCGGGCCTGCTTGCCGCCCGGATGCTCGCCGCGCACGACGAGGAACTCCTCGCCCGGATGCGGGAGTTCCAGCAGGAGCTGAACGAGCAGGCCACCGAGAAGGGCAAGCGGCTGCGCACCAAGGTCGAGGGCGCGGGCAGCGGCTTCGGCTTCGGGAAGTGA
- a CDS encoding dipeptidase: MTSASLAQARELLAEFPVVDGHNDLPWALREQVRYDLDARDIATDQSAHLHTDLARLREGGVGAQFWSVYVRSDLPGAVTATLEQIDCVRQLIDRHPSGLRAALTAADMEAARAEGRIASLMGAEGGHSIDNSLATLRALYALGVRYMTLTHNDNIAWADSATDHPAVGGLSSFGREVVREMNREGMLVDLSHVAATTMRDALDTTAAPVIFSHSSSRAVCDHPRNIPDDVLERLPANGGVAMVTFVPKFVLQAAVDWTAAADENMRANGFHHLDTTPEGMKVHRVFEESNPRPVATVSTVADHLDHMREVAGIDHLGIGGDYDGTAFTPDGLHDVSGYPNLIAELLDRGWSKADLAKLTWQNAVRVLGAAEDVARDLQARRGPSNATLQQLDC, from the coding sequence ATGACCTCCGCCTCGCTCGCGCAGGCCCGCGAACTGCTCGCCGAGTTCCCGGTCGTCGACGGTCACAACGACCTCCCCTGGGCGCTGCGCGAACAGGTCCGCTACGACCTCGACGCCCGCGACATCGCCACCGACCAGAGCGCACACCTGCACACGGACCTGGCGCGGCTGCGCGAGGGCGGGGTCGGCGCCCAGTTCTGGTCGGTGTACGTCCGCTCGGACCTGCCGGGAGCGGTCACCGCGACGCTCGAACAGATCGACTGCGTACGGCAGTTGATCGACCGGCACCCGTCCGGCCTGCGCGCCGCGCTGACCGCCGCCGACATGGAGGCGGCGCGAGCGGAGGGCCGTATCGCCTCGCTGATGGGCGCGGAGGGCGGCCACTCGATCGACAACTCCCTCGCCACACTGCGGGCGTTGTACGCGCTCGGCGTCCGCTACATGACCCTCACCCACAACGACAACATCGCCTGGGCGGACTCGGCGACGGACCACCCCGCCGTCGGCGGCCTGTCGTCCTTCGGCCGTGAGGTCGTACGGGAGATGAACCGCGAGGGCATGCTCGTGGACCTCTCCCACGTGGCCGCCACCACCATGCGCGACGCGCTCGACACGACCGCCGCGCCGGTGATCTTCTCCCACTCCTCCTCCCGCGCGGTGTGCGACCACCCGCGCAACATCCCGGACGACGTCCTGGAGCGGCTGCCCGCCAACGGGGGAGTGGCGATGGTGACGTTCGTACCGAAGTTCGTCCTCCAGGCGGCGGTCGACTGGACGGCCGCGGCCGACGAGAACATGCGCGCCAACGGCTTCCACCACCTCGACACGACCCCCGAGGGCATGAAGGTCCACCGCGTCTTCGAGGAGTCCAACCCGCGCCCCGTCGCCACGGTGTCGACGGTCGCGGACCACCTGGACCACATGCGCGAGGTCGCCGGCATCGACCACCTCGGCATCGGCGGCGACTACGACGGCACGGCGTTCACCCCGGACGGCCTGCACGACGTGTCCGGCTACCCGAACCTCATCGCGGAGCTGCTGGACCGCGGCTGGTCCAAGGCCGACCTGGCCAAGCTGACCTGGCAGAACGCGGTACGGGTGCTGGGCGCGGCCGAGGACGTGGCCCGCGACCTCCAAGCGCGGCGGGGACCGTCGAACGCGACGCTGCAGCAGCTGGACTGCTGA
- a CDS encoding dipeptidase, whose protein sequence is MADLQDELHTTAEVGKLDRPAAWPEPEPLPLDTSDLETAPEPEPSGDPLERAHAFLAGHPVADGYSGLPWALRHLPWFDLELGESAVDTDVPRMREGHVGALFWSLHLPEGLAGDRAVGATLEQLDLVHTVVQAHPEGLRMTRNAADVTDAQHCGRVAVVLGPAGAGALGDSMGILRSMHALGLRVLTLSGASWASEAGLTRFGEEVLREMNRLGVLADLSGTSDATIARAMAASKAPVLFTRSAARALRPHPANLPDGVLAELGAAKGLCLVPLTAEQTGPSVRDVADHLDHVRALAGPESVGLSGTYDSGTAHPQDLADASCYPHLIAELLTRGWSETDLALLTWGNVQRVLRSADFTARAARQRREPSSAKIAELDG, encoded by the coding sequence ATGGCAGACCTGCAGGACGAACTGCACACGACCGCTGAGGTGGGCAAGCTGGACCGGCCGGCTGCCTGGCCGGAGCCCGAGCCGCTGCCGCTCGACACCAGTGACCTCGAGACGGCACCCGAGCCCGAGCCCTCGGGCGACCCGCTGGAGCGGGCCCACGCCTTCCTCGCCGGCCACCCCGTCGCCGACGGCTACAGCGGTCTGCCATGGGCGCTGCGCCACCTGCCCTGGTTCGACCTGGAGCTGGGGGAGAGCGCGGTGGACACGGATGTGCCGCGGATGCGGGAAGGGCATGTGGGCGCCCTGTTCTGGTCGCTGCACCTGCCCGAGGGGCTCGCCGGGGACCGTGCAGTCGGAGCCACCCTGGAGCAGCTCGACCTGGTGCATACGGTGGTCCAGGCCCACCCCGAGGGTCTGCGCATGACCCGCAACGCGGCGGACGTCACCGACGCCCAGCACTGCGGCCGCGTCGCCGTGGTACTCGGCCCCGCCGGAGCCGGCGCGCTCGGCGACTCGATGGGCATCCTGCGCTCCATGCACGCGCTCGGCCTGCGCGTCCTCACCCTCTCCGGCGCGTCCTGGGCGAGCGAGGCGGGCCTGACCCGGTTCGGCGAGGAGGTGCTCCGCGAGATGAACCGGCTCGGCGTGCTCGCCGACCTCTCCGGCACCTCGGACGCCACGATCGCCCGCGCGATGGCCGCGTCCAAGGCCCCGGTCCTGTTCACCCGCTCCGCGGCCCGCGCCCTGCGCCCCCACCCGGCCAACCTTCCCGACGGCGTCCTCGCCGAACTCGGCGCCGCCAAGGGCCTGTGCCTCGTCCCGCTCACCGCCGAGCAGACGGGCCCCTCGGTACGGGACGTCGCCGACCACCTCGACCACGTCCGCGCCCTCGCGGGCCCGGAGTCCGTCGGCCTCTCGGGGACCTACGACTCCGGAACCGCGCACCCGCAGGACCTCGCCGACGCCTCCTGCTACCCGCACCTGATCGCCGAACTCCTCACCCGCGGCTGGTCCGAGACCGACCTCGCCCTGCTCACCTGGGGCAACGTCCAACGCGTGCTGCGCAGCGCGGACTTCACCGCCCGCGCGGCCCGGCAGCGCCGCGAACCCTCGTCGGCGAAGATCGCGGAGCTGGACGGATAG
- a CDS encoding VOC family protein: MRSVVLDCPDPRALAAFYAGVLGGTPWGEDDEWVVLQIPDGPRLAFQRAPGFVPPEWPRADLNSQQFHLDFDAGSTWEALEAAQEAVLALGARLLHQEDKEDFRVYADPAGHPFCLCRIDHPA, from the coding sequence ATGCGGTCCGTCGTACTCGACTGCCCCGACCCACGCGCGCTCGCCGCGTTCTACGCGGGAGTGCTGGGCGGCACCCCCTGGGGCGAGGACGACGAGTGGGTCGTCCTGCAGATCCCGGACGGGCCACGGCTCGCGTTCCAGCGGGCCCCGGGGTTCGTCCCGCCCGAGTGGCCGCGCGCCGACCTCAACTCGCAGCAGTTCCATCTCGACTTCGACGCCGGAAGCACCTGGGAAGCCCTCGAAGCCGCCCAGGAGGCGGTGCTCGCGCTCGGCGCCCGGCTGTTGCACCAGGAGGACAAGGAGGACTTCCGGGTGTACGCCGATCCGGCGGGGCATCCGTTCTGCCTCTGCCGGATCGACCACCCGGCGTAG
- a CDS encoding VOC family protein — MALAELGVVVLDCPDPRALAGFYAEVLGGTVEGEGDWIDLKLPGGRSLAFQAAPGHLPPKWPAGEASQQFHLDLTVADLDAAEKGVLALGARALDAEDRSRGWRVYADPAGHPFCLCAC; from the coding sequence ATGGCTCTCGCCGAACTCGGCGTCGTCGTCCTGGACTGTCCCGACCCCCGCGCTCTCGCCGGGTTCTACGCCGAGGTGCTCGGCGGCACGGTCGAGGGCGAGGGGGACTGGATCGACCTGAAGCTGCCCGGCGGGCGGTCGCTGGCGTTCCAGGCCGCCCCCGGACACCTACCGCCGAAGTGGCCCGCGGGCGAGGCCTCGCAGCAGTTCCATCTGGACCTGACCGTGGCCGACCTGGACGCGGCCGAGAAGGGCGTGCTGGCGCTCGGGGCGCGGGCACTCGACGCGGAGGACCGGTCTCGCGGGTGGCGTGTGTACGCCGATCCGGCGGGGCACCCGTTCTGCCTCTGCGCATGTTGA
- a CDS encoding CGNR zinc finger domain-containing protein has product MNDRSPAPGGLALVQSLVNTLDIETGADSLDGAEGRARFGVPQGGLEQARELRESLRAALLAHAGHPPHGTVTPLGELLARAHLVVTVDPGDGSAALAPADEGPLLSRVAAAVAQALVEGTWTRLKACEAVDCHWAYYDRSPAGRGRWCSMSVCGARAKMRRYRAK; this is encoded by the coding sequence GTGAATGACAGATCGCCCGCACCCGGAGGCCTGGCCCTGGTCCAGTCCCTGGTGAACACGCTGGACATCGAGACGGGCGCCGACTCGCTGGACGGGGCGGAGGGCCGGGCGCGGTTCGGTGTCCCCCAGGGCGGGCTGGAACAGGCCCGCGAGCTGCGTGAGTCCCTGCGCGCGGCCCTGCTCGCCCACGCGGGCCACCCGCCGCACGGCACGGTGACCCCGCTGGGCGAGCTGCTCGCGCGGGCGCACCTGGTGGTCACGGTCGACCCGGGCGACGGCTCGGCGGCCCTCGCCCCGGCGGACGAGGGCCCGCTGCTCTCGCGGGTCGCGGCGGCCGTCGCCCAGGCCCTCGTCGAGGGCACCTGGACCCGGCTGAAGGCCTGCGAGGCCGTCGACTGCCACTGGGCCTACTACGACCGCTCCCCGGCCGGACGCGGCCGCTGGTGCTCGATGTCGGTCTGCGGGGCACGCGCGAAGATGCGCAGGTACCGGGCCAAGTAG
- a CDS encoding UDP-glucose/GDP-mannose dehydrogenase family protein, giving the protein MALKITVIGTGYLGATHAAAMAELGFEVLGLDVVPEKIEMLKRGEVPMYEPGLEELLRKHVAGIEGSSGRLRFTMDWAEVGEFGDVHFVCVNTPQKHGEYACDMSYVDAAFESLAPHLHGPALVVGKSTVPVGSADRLAARLVELAPAGEDAELAWNPEFLREGFAVNDTLHPDRIVVGVRSERAEKLLREVYATPVTAGSPFVLTDFPTAELVKTSANSFLATKISFINAMAEVCEAADGDVVKLAEAIGHDERIGKKFLRAGIGFGGGCLPKDIRAFMARAGELGADQALTFLREIDSINMRQRGQMVELAREALGGGSFLGKRVAVLGAAFKPDSDDVRDSPALNVAGQIHLQGGQVTVYDPKGMANARRLFPTLAYADSAIEAVRGADVVLHLTEWREFRELDPAVLGEAVTTRLVLDGRNALDPEVWRRAGWTYRAMGRPTA; this is encoded by the coding sequence ATGGCCCTCAAGATCACCGTGATCGGCACCGGGTATCTCGGCGCCACCCACGCCGCGGCCATGGCCGAGCTCGGCTTCGAGGTCCTCGGGCTCGATGTGGTCCCCGAGAAGATCGAGATGCTCAAGCGGGGCGAGGTCCCGATGTACGAGCCGGGGCTCGAGGAGCTGCTGCGCAAGCATGTCGCGGGGATCGAGGGGTCCAGCGGGCGGCTGCGCTTCACCATGGACTGGGCCGAGGTCGGGGAGTTCGGCGACGTCCACTTCGTCTGCGTGAACACGCCGCAGAAGCACGGCGAGTACGCGTGTGACATGTCGTACGTCGATGCCGCCTTCGAGTCGCTCGCCCCGCACCTGCACGGCCCCGCCCTCGTCGTCGGCAAGTCCACCGTGCCCGTCGGCTCCGCGGACCGCCTGGCCGCCCGGCTCGTGGAGCTCGCGCCCGCCGGTGAGGACGCGGAGCTGGCCTGGAACCCGGAGTTCCTGCGCGAGGGCTTCGCCGTGAACGACACGCTGCACCCCGACCGCATCGTGGTGGGCGTACGCAGTGAGCGCGCCGAGAAGCTGCTGCGCGAGGTGTACGCGACGCCGGTCACCGCCGGATCGCCGTTCGTCCTGACCGACTTCCCGACCGCCGAGCTGGTGAAGACCTCCGCGAACTCCTTCCTCGCGACCAAGATCTCCTTCATCAACGCCATGGCCGAGGTGTGCGAGGCCGCCGACGGCGATGTCGTCAAGCTGGCCGAGGCCATCGGGCACGACGAGCGGATCGGGAAGAAGTTCCTGCGGGCCGGGATCGGGTTCGGGGGTGGCTGCCTGCCCAAGGACATCCGCGCCTTCATGGCCCGTGCCGGTGAGCTGGGTGCCGACCAGGCTCTGACCTTCCTGCGCGAGATCGACTCGATCAACATGCGCCAGCGCGGGCAGATGGTGGAGCTGGCGCGGGAGGCGCTCGGTGGCGGGTCGTTCCTGGGGAAGCGGGTCGCCGTGCTCGGTGCCGCCTTCAAGCCCGACTCGGACGACGTCCGGGACTCGCCCGCGCTGAACGTCGCCGGGCAGATCCACCTCCAGGGCGGCCAGGTCACGGTGTACGACCCGAAGGGCATGGCCAACGCTCGCCGGCTCTTCCCGACGCTCGCGTACGCCGACTCCGCCATAGAGGCCGTGCGCGGCGCCGATGTCGTACTGCACCTGACCGAGTGGCGTGAGTTCCGCGAGCTGGACCCGGCGGTCCTTGGCGAGGCCGTGACGACGCGGCTGGTCCTCGACGGGCGCAACGCGCTCGACCCGGAGGTGTGGCGGCGGGCCGGGTGGACGTACCGCGCGATGGGGCGGCCGACGGCCTGA
- a CDS encoding acyl-CoA dehydrogenase family protein, protein MAGSADFDLYRPSEEHDMLRDAIRSLAEAKIAPFAAAVDEEARFPQEALDALVASDLHAVHVPESYGGAGADALATVIVIEEVARVCASSSLIPAVNKLGSLPVILSGSEDLKKKYLGPLAKGDAMFSYALSEPDAGSDAAGMKTKAVRDGDFYVLNGVKRWITNAGESEYYTVMAVTDPTKRSKGISAFVVEKSDEGVSFGAPEKKLGIKGSPTREVYLDNVRIPADRMIGEEGTGFATAMKTLDHTRITIAAQALGIAQGALDYAKGYVQERKQFGKAIAEFQGIQFMLADMAMKIEAARQLTYAAAAKSQRGDKDLTFQGAAAKCFASDVAMEVTTDAVQLLGGYGYTRDYPVERMMRDAKITQIYEGTNQVQRIVMARNLP, encoded by the coding sequence TTGGCCGGATCGGCTGATTTCGACCTGTACCGCCCGTCCGAGGAGCACGACATGCTCCGTGACGCGATCCGTTCGCTGGCCGAGGCGAAGATCGCGCCGTTCGCGGCCGCGGTGGACGAGGAAGCCCGTTTCCCGCAGGAGGCCCTGGACGCCCTGGTCGCCTCCGACCTGCACGCCGTGCACGTACCCGAGTCGTACGGCGGCGCGGGCGCGGATGCCCTTGCCACGGTGATCGTGATCGAGGAGGTGGCCCGCGTGTGCGCGTCCTCCTCGCTGATCCCGGCGGTGAACAAGCTGGGCTCGCTCCCCGTGATCCTCTCCGGCTCCGAGGACCTCAAGAAGAAGTACCTGGGCCCGCTCGCCAAGGGCGACGCGATGTTCTCGTACGCCCTCTCCGAGCCGGACGCGGGCTCCGACGCGGCGGGCATGAAGACGAAGGCGGTCCGCGACGGCGACTTCTACGTCCTCAACGGCGTGAAGCGCTGGATCACCAACGCGGGCGAGTCCGAGTACTACACGGTCATGGCGGTCACCGACCCGACGAAGCGCAGCAAGGGCATCAGCGCCTTCGTGGTCGAGAAGTCCGACGAGGGCGTCTCCTTCGGCGCCCCGGAGAAGAAGCTCGGCATCAAGGGCTCCCCGACCCGCGAGGTCTACCTCGACAACGTCCGCATCCCCGCCGACCGCATGATCGGCGAAGAGGGCACCGGCTTCGCCACCGCCATGAAGACCCTGGACCACACCCGCATCACGATCGCGGCCCAGGCCCTCGGCATCGCCCAGGGCGCGCTGGACTACGCCAAGGGCTACGTCCAGGAGCGCAAGCAGTTCGGCAAGGCGATCGCCGAGTTCCAGGGCATCCAGTTCATGCTCGCCGACATGGCCATGAAGATCGAGGCCGCCCGCCAGCTGACGTACGCGGCAGCGGCCAAGTCGCAGCGCGGCGACAAGGACCTCACCTTCCAGGGCGCGGCGGCCAAGTGCTTCGCCTCGGACGTGGCCATGGAGGTCACGACGGACGCCGTCCAGCTCCTGGGCGGCTACGGCTACACCCGCGACTACCCGGTCGAGCGCATGATGCGCGACGCCAAGATCACCCAGATCTACGAGGGCACGAACCAGGTCCAGCGCATCGTGATGGCCCGCAACCTGCCGTAA